One genomic region from Vicia villosa cultivar HV-30 ecotype Madison, WI unplaced genomic scaffold, Vvil1.0 ctg.000352F_1_1_1, whole genome shotgun sequence encodes:
- the LOC131627232 gene encoding uncharacterized protein LOC131627232, with protein MESFLKMILKFLVFVFALTSTIAVSVSNIGIQNVPCLPCIDPTSKSCCKGPPSSPLKSTIAGSVSNIGIQNVPCLPCIDPTSNTCCKGPPSSPLKNTIAGGVSNTGDVWDYFSANSVDKLEIHDVTLVDILTPEFLSSLQTSGLPNHHIKLKVGTPIMLMRNINQSEGLCNGTRLIITKLGTHVIEASIIAGKGSGNRVYIPRMDMSPSQSPWPFKLNRRQFPIIVSYAMTINKFQWQSLDNVGLHLPRDVFTHGQIYVALSRVTTKQGIKILIQC; from the exons ATGGAATCTTTTTTGAAGATGATTTTGAAGTTTCTTGTGTTTGTATTTGCTTTAACGAGTACTATTGCTGTAAGTGTATCGAACATAGGCATTCAAAATGTGCCATGCTTGCCATGCATAGATCCGACATCTAAATCATGCTGCAAAGGtcctccttcttctcctcttaAGAGTACTATTGCTGGAAGTGTATCGAACATAGGCATTCAAAATGTGCCATGCTTGCCATGCATAGATCCTACATCTAATACATGCTGCAAAGGtcctccttcttctcctcttaAGAATACTATTGCTGGAGGTGTATCAAACACAG GAGACGTGTGGGATTATTTCAGCGCAAATTCTGTTGATAAGTTGGAAATCCACGATGTAACATTGGTTGACATCCTCACCCCAGAATTTCTCAGTTCACTGCAAACATCAGGATTACCTAACCATCATATAAAACTAAAGGTTGGAACACCAATTATGCTCATGAGAAACATCAACCAGTCTGAAGGCTTATGTAATGGAACAAGGTTGATAATAACAAAGTTGGGAACCCATGTTATTGAAGCTTCAATAATTGCTGGAAAGGGGTCAGGAAACCGCGTTTACATCCCACGAATGGATATGTCACCGTCACAATCCCCATGGCCGTTCAAGCTGAATAGAAGACAGTTTCCCATTATAGTCTCATATGCTATGACAATTAACAAATTTCAGTGGCAATCTTTGGATAATGTGGGTCTACACTTGCCAAGGGATGTTTTTACACATGGACAAATATATGTTGCACTATCAAGAGTAACAACAAAACAGGGAATCAAGATATTAATTCAATGCTAG